TCGTCAGAAAAATTCCAATCATTGTCACTTCGTcatgttgatgataaagTAGATGTTGGaacttttgattttgtttagAGTAATTATACAATAcccgttttttttttcattgcATAGAAAGAATGCTGATTCTTTCAATctgtttttcattttaattCACAGATTATTTTCccatttatattttatttttttattttttcaattgatttgatttggtttggttttctgtacattttttttattctaaATGATGATTCTATTTTATGATAGAGTTCATTTCATTTACATTTTtacttattattatataaggttatttgcttttttatttcattttgattcattacTTTTGCAGGGATGATAAAATCAAGAGcattatatatttatatacatTGACTATTATTAACTAAATAAagtttataatttaatttaaattcaGTTTTGCATATCCAGATattctttgaatttatttttgtaattaaaatgttgaatttatatataaGCAACTATTTACCAGAGTTGATATAATAGAAAATTGTCAAGGAActcaataaaaaaattgaatccCCCCTTGAATGTTATACGTATGTACATGTTGAAgtaaataatgataaaaaaataaaaactctaatcaaaaattaagGGCAGCTCATGGAAAGCTACCCCGAATCAATACCACAAGATTGTTTTAATCTAATTTATCTATTCTATTAGCATAAATTTTAGCAGTAAAAGGTTCTTCAAACAATAATGCGATTTTATACATAACAAACACATAAATTGCAACGGCAATCCCTGCTGGTTTCCCATACCATAATGCTGTTGCCAAAAAACATAAACTACTACCATTATACATTGGgttatcattaatattgAATGGGAATCCCGTGACACGGTGATCCATCAAAATACCAAAATAATCACCCAAATAAGTACCAGTCACACCCAAGGCATACATTGAAGAAATAACAAGAACATTACCAAAGGCAAACAATGCAATGgctaatgatttaattataATAGAATCAATTAATGGTTGATAAGTAGGTTGAGTTTCTAATGCTTGATAATAAACATGATCACGATAAATTcctaatgaaaaaattgtgaTTGCTAATACATAACAACCCAATTTAGCtgaattaaaacaaattttggTTAAAAAATGGGTTTTGTATTCTAATCGAGCAACaatattccaaaaaattggattgaaagaaatacaaataatggaataaatcaattgattttgaatgatATCATTTCCAAATAATTTTCCTTTTAAATCAATGTATTGTGGGAAATTTTGTGCCAAGTATATTAAATCACTTGGTAATGTTGACAATTCTTGAGCAATTGATGACATGACAGGAGTAATGAATGTATAAGTAtctattattcaattgattgaagaaagagaaaacaaGGTTTAAcagaacaaaaagaaagaaacgaaaaaaaaaagagaagtATATTTGAGTTGAggttggaaaaaaaaaggttaAGATTATCGAATTGATCTCAACAGTATTCGTAACTTAATAATATGCTCAACATTTTTCAGTCAATTTTGGTCTACGCTAACTCGAAGCTTATAACAATCGTCTGAGTTATACATTTGTATGATTTAACTAACTAAGATTGTTTGGAAATCTGGAGTATTTTGATTCACAAAAcaagttttagtttttagCATGTGAAAAATCAACTGAAGATTTTCCCAACgatttttgatttagtCACGTGATAACAGCCAAACTCATTTTGTATTGATTTTCATCATTCatagttgtagttgttgcTATTCTTAGTTAACCAACTGATGTAGAGTtcaattagaaaaaaaggAGACCATACAAAGAAGGGTTTATGTTTCAATTGTAGATGTTTAACCAACTCAGATCGACTGGTTGTACTtcattttatatttaaagTCTCATGAGACTGGTATGGAAACTGTCATATTGGTCAGAGTTCCCAATTGTCTGAACTCACTTTTAATGGAGATATttagaatcaatttaaaattgaactatttggttttctttgttgGTTAAAATGTGCAACTCTATCTGGACGAGCATTAATACACTTCATTCTGTATTCTCGTTAATGCCTTgcaaaaataaactaatCCATCAGCTATCAAATGTCATTGCAATACGGCCCAATTTTTGACATCTATGCTGTGTGTGTTTAgttgattaataattagTAAATAGACTTTAATTTAGCTTTTACCctattcaaatattgaatcaattataaGGGGATCTCGTAAATTGACTTTTGACTAATACTAACAACATTTGTTTTCTGTTGAGCTGGTAACTAAAATTTGTAGTCCAACTGACTTTCCACTTTTcagatttgaaaatcacAGGTTACACCAGTAAGTTAAGGCTTGCCGTATTTTAAGCAGGTTATGTTGAATCGATTTGGAAGTAAGGTAATGTGAAGCACACAGGTGGAGATTCAGATAAAACTCAGTGTCTATTTGCTAATGCAGTTACGATCAACAAAGTGACTCAAATTTTGAGCCCCTCCCCCCCGCCCTAAATATTTTGTACTACTCATAGATTAAGAACACTGACtagtttttatttttagtcTCATTACTTGCTCTTCTAGGGGAGTCCCCACATTGGCAAAACGAACCTAAAAGTCCGGGCTGTCTAAACTTAATCATCTGATCAGTTATGAGTTCAAATCAGTGTCAAACGTtcacaccaagaaattcGAGCTAATTCTTGCCATGTTTTCTGAATTCTTACGGCTATAATTGGAGATAACGAGTAACGCCGTAACGTTTGGAATAGAAAAATAAGTTGACCTTTGAAAGCTTAAAAAGACATTGACATAATCTAGAATTAGGTTGATAATTGTACAAACTATGTAAACTTATAACCTTATTTTGAAACCGtcatttaataaaacattctgatttgaatgattttgaaaaaggtATATACATTACAGTAGAAAATGGGCAAATTATAATGGAGACAGATGTCCCACTTGCTAAATAACCAGCATGGTCTGTTCGGAGGTTATGTTCCACCACCACACCAGGGCTCTATTTCACTATCTTGTAAGCATATTCACTATTGTAAAAAATGCCGTTTGCCTGAGAAAATACTTTTTGCCCCCACCATTCCCCACTTTTTATTGACATTCTCCGGGTATCCCATTGGATgattcaatcaatcaactttAGTCTAAATGgggaaaaatatttttccattttAGTGAACATGGTAGTGTGtcaaatattaattaatccTTGCTAGAAGGTTTATTAGTTATTTACCACCACAATAATCGCGGTTTTGTGGTCTCCTTCGGTGTTCTCCTCCCCCCCACAAAGCTCTATAATTATGCACAGCGGAATTGTAATTTTTagcaacaaaataataattactCTTACTTCTTGTTAGTTGaacaatttcttggttACTGATTGCTCAATATTACCGCAAATATCTTTTCACAACCACCAAGAAGTAAGACAAGACAATCAACTGTTTCGCTTGGAGCAACATTAGTACTCTGCGTTTGTAGATAACAATACTccaacaccaagaaatgtTTTATCTTTCCCCTCATTCTTGGTTCCCATTATCAGTTGTCTTTCTAACAAGATTAAACagagaaacaacaaatacatCAACTCTATTTTGTTAGTTTTTAATAACATTGAATTCGGTGAAAAGGAGTGTTTTTGCAAATGTATTGCCCCTAGTTTCACCCACAAGAACACCATATCCATCTTGGTGCTTTCTTATCTTTGTACTACGTAAACTTATTACAATGTTCCTTTCGTATCCTCCTTCCATATCTATTTCTAGTACTCTTCCCCACAAACTATTTAGCAAATTCTTTTCATGCAATAATGCATATGTTTCAGTCGTTCTgataatcttttttttagtattcTTCAGTTTTGTGTTGACCGTATTTATTGAACAAAGTAACAGTTTCTTAAAGTTTATGCCTGTTTACCAATCCCAATACAATAGCCACCACTACCATCAATGAGGGGGGGAGATATTGGCTTAGTTTTGACAATAGAACTTTCATTGCATTAAAAGTATATAAATAACTTAGCTTTCCATATCTGTTTGCTTGATCGTATTTTCCTTCTTaatattcttcaatactttttataaatattaaGATAAACTCCATATCACACctacacacacacaataTGGAGGAAAAAGCAAGAGCTGATCATATTTCAATTACTAATTCTAATGAATTAAACTATGATGATTATAGCAACTCCTATAAAAATCAACCAGAATTAGACgatgaattatttaatgaaaaaccAGACCtttcattatcttcaatCTCTAGATATTTTGCCACTAGATTAACCACATTATTAGATTTACCATTATATCATACCCATAAAAAATGGTATGAAGTGATCAATCCTATACCAGgattaaaatcaatgagTAAATCTGATTGgaatttttattgtttagGGTTTTTTGCTTGGGCATTAGATGCTatggattttttttgtgtttcGGTGGCTGCACCAGAGATTGCCAATACATTAAATATTAGTGTTACTGATGTTACTTGGGGTGTTACATTAGTGTTGATGTTAAGATCTGTTGGAGCAGTTATATTTGGTATTGCATCAGATTATTTTGGTCGTAAATGGACGTATATTTCTATTGTTActttatttgttgttgttgaagttgGTACTGGGTTTGTTCAAacttatcaacaatttttagGGGTAAGAGCAATATTTGGAATATTGATGGGGGCAATGTACCCCATTGCCATGGTTACAGCATTAGAAGGTCAACCAATTGCCGCAAGATCAGTGTTGCTGGGATTGTTTTTACCAGGGTATTGTTTTGGATATATTATGGCTATGGTTTGGTATCGAGCATTTGCTGGCACTTATAAAGAAGGTGAAGGTTGGAGATCTTTAATTTGGTTTTCTGGTGGGTtatcattgattttaattgtttggAGATTGTTTACTCCTGAATCTCCAGATTATattaaaatgaaaattaaaaaggaaaaattcaatcaacaacaaagacttaaagaacaagaacaaaatgGTGGTGTCGCCGTCAaggagaaaaaattttggcAAAAAATCgataaatcaattcttgttaCTTTCAAAACCGAATGGTTGATTTTCTCATATTTGGTATTACTTTATGCTGGTTGGAATTTCACTACCCATGGATCTCAAGATTTGTATGTAACTATGATTACAAAACAATACCATGTGGGGCTTGATAAGAAAACTGTTATCATTGTTGTATCCAATATTGGTGGTATTATTGGTGGTATTATCATGGGTCAAGCATCAGAGTTATTGGGTCGTCGATTAACCGTTGTGATTAGTATTGTTTGCGCCGGTGCATTCTTATATCCATCATTTTTCAACCCAGACAGAAACTGGCCTGCTTATATCTTTTTAAATGCATTTGTATTTGGATCATTTAGTGTTGGTCCAGCATATCTTTTAGAATTGGTTAATTCTACTCATAGAACTTTATTGTCCGGTGTTGCTTATCAATTGGGTAATTTAGTGAGTTCAGCTAGTGCCACCATTGAAGCAAAAATCGGGGAAAGATTCCCACTTAAAGACCAACCAGGAATGTTTGATTATGGTAAAGTCATGTGTATTTTTTGTGGGGCAATTTTCGCTTATATgatctttattattttcttagGACCAGAAAGGTTCCATAGAGATTTGCAAATTCATGACACAGACGAAATCGAAGAGTTACAACAAGATAGCTCTAGTAATAACGAGAGTGTTAAAGAAAGAGTTTAATACCataaaattatataaatatataaacaatAAGCTCTAATTCAATGATGACATGAATAAACggattatttatatttaggTGAAATAAAGTGTTCCTGATagttcaatttcttttaagCCGCATATGCTATTCACATTGGGTAATATAACCGTCACTATTAGTACAgtaaaaatttgttttttgcaGTCGTGTATTTATGGTAGATAATGAGTTGActcattttctttcaaggcttttcaaatattatcGCTTAAGTTACCCGATTAGGGAAGTGATAAGATTGCCgcatgaaaaaaaataataattcgTTCCGTTTGTGGACCTACCCCTTCCACCAACTCTCTCCAATTTTCactttcaataaatcaaacccccaaaaaaaaaatttcacttGTTCTActctttcttctctttttcttttttctttcttataaccaattcaattcaatcaaatactAAAAATGGTTAAGAAAGTTCTTTTGTTAGGATCTGGTTTTGTTGCTAAACCAACCGTTGATATTTTATCTGAACAACCAGACATTGAAGTCACTGTTGCTTGCAGAACCTTATCTAAAGCTAAAGAATTAGCTGGTGATAAAGCACAGGCCATTTCTCTTGATGTCACTGATGCTGCTCAATTAGATGAACAAGTAGCTAAACATGATTTGGtcatttcattaattcCATACACTTTCCATGTCAATGTGGTTAAATCAGCTATtaagaacaaaaagaatGTTGTCACAACTTCGTATATTAACCCTCAATTGAAAGCattggaaaaagaaattgaagaagctGGTATCACTGTTATGAACGAAATTGGTTTAGATCCAGGTATTGATCATTTGTATGCTGTTAAAACTATTGAAGAAGTTCATAAAGCTGGCGGTAAAATCGTATCATTCTTATCATATTGTGGTGGATTACCAGCCCCAGAAAATTCCGATAATCCATTAGGTTATAAATTTTCTTGGAGTTCAAGAGGGGTTTTATTAGCTTTAAGAAACCAAGCCAAATATTGGCTCGATGGTAAAGTCATTGATATTTCTAGTGAAGATTTGATGGCTAGTGCTAAACcatatttcatttatcCAGGTTATGCTTTGGTTTGTTATCCAAACAGAGATTCTACTACTTATAAAGAATTGTACAATATTCCAGAAGCTCAAACCGTTATTAGAGGTACTTTGAGATTCCAAGGTTTCCCAGAATTCATTAAAGTGTTTGTTGACCTTGGATTTTTGAAAGATGAACCAATGGAAATTTTCTCTAAACCAGGTCCATGGAACAAAGCTTTAGCTGAATTGGTTGGAGCTAAATCAAGCTCTGAACAagatataattgataaaattaaccaattgactaaattcaaatctcCAGAAGACCAAGAAAGGATTTTGGCTGGTTTCAGATGGTTAGGATTATTTTctgaaaatcaaattactCCAAGAGGTAATCCATTAGATACTTTATGTGCCACTTTGGAAGAATTGATGCAATATGAAAAAGGTGAACGTGATTTAGTCATTTTACAACATAAATTCGGTATTGAATGGGCTAATGGTACCAAAGAAACTAGAACTTCTACTTTGGTCGATTATGGTGATCCAAATGGTTATTCTTCAATGGCTAAATTGGTTGGTGTTCCTTGTGCTGTTGCCACTAAACAAATCTTGAGTGGTGAATTATCCAAAAAAGGTTTGTTGGCTCCAATGAGTTCCGACATTAACGATTCTATTatgaaagaattgaaagataAATACGATATTTATTTGGTTGAAAAAACTATTTAAATAGAAGTTTATGTgtatataaaaaataaataaataaaagaaCCCATTTTGATCGTGCTCACTCataatcttcatcatctgaTTCGTAACCATAAGAATATTCTTGACttatattattcaaatcttccaacaattcttctttatctTCAATGATATCTAGATATTCACGATGTTGATTTCTAATATTTGACACTAGTTTTATATATGGTTTCAAGTAAGATTTCAATCCATCATTAACATTAAACTCAGTCGATATATTAATAGCATTTGACGATGACTTTAAAATATCAACAGGGAAAGTTTCCACTTGAAATATATTGTCAATATAAGGGTTTAGATAGTTGTTAATAATCCCATTTTGTTCTTGCTCTTTGtctttcatcattttttcattttgtgaagttgaagaagatattctattttgaacaaaattATGATAGGCATCATTACCAGTATTAGTACTTGCATTCTTTGATATTCCTAAGTTTATTTCTCTTTGAGTAGCACTTGTGTCAGAGCTTTTCCCAAGATTGCTAAGGTCTTTCAAATTAACTATGTCCTTCAagttaaattgatttaaatctgaaccaaataattgattttgtttgtcACCATTACCACTTTTCtcttgttttattttaatttgattaattattttttgattagGATTGAGTTTCACGATATCATTTTGTAAATGAGTCATGCTGATTTGATTCTTGAGTTGATTATTCAATCCCCATATCGAATTAATAAATGTAGCATATAAACTAGATTGGTGCCAATTTGAACctgaattatatttatcGGTCAACATGGAGTAATTATTGTGCCAACTTTCAtcttttgaattatttaaattcattGGGAAAATCAAGCTCAGTTGTTTAgtcaattcaatcaatgtTTTAATAAACGATAATTTTGTTCTGATTGACTGTGTCTTTTCTGATAGTTTTGTACTGTTCATTATTCCATAAATCCataaattttgtttgtcACTACTtgtattgttgaaaaattcatcaatcaaatctATTAGCATCTCACTAGTAAACCCTCCCCATGCATCATTAAGATTGGTTAACAATTGTAATCCTTGTAATCTATCAGttttttctaaaaaatATCGGAAATTCTCTATcgatttattattatcattatcgtCATAACCATAACCACCATTTCCATTGTTACATGCCTTAAATTCCTCTTGTCCAATATTGAACGAGTCGTATTTCAAACtattaaaattataatgATATCCCGACTCATGGTTATTTTCATTGTGaacaaaattattgacTGTGGTTAATGATTTGGGATTATATATTAGTTTATTGTAATCAGTCCAATATTTGGTATTGTTAACATTTAATGACGAGCCATCAGTAACCCCCTGATCCAATTTCTGTTgatattcatttttttcaacccttgattttttcaagttaTACCCCGATTCTAAAGAACTGCCTGCTCCTGTTTCTGCTCCCGCAGGTGCCGTTGTGTTTGTCGATAATAGTGAAAAGTTCAAATCAACAGGTAATGTTTCATGATACTCATATTTATTCAATGCCCCTAATCCATTTCTTAAATCATAAATTAATGCTCTTGGTGAATAACTAACTGATGTAGATTTGAATCTAGTTAGAAATACTTGTAAATCATGATTGGGTTTTGAAGATGGTGTATAAGATATCAACGATTCTTGGGTGTTATACAAGTGAGTGACTGTATTATTACAAATCAGTCCATACGATAATGTGATTATCTCACTCATTATTTACCTGTCTATAAGAATATATTCCCTAtttaaatttcaatttccgTGAATATGAAATTGTTCGGTTGATGGAAGGTAAGCTTTGAGAAGAGAAAGGATGCTCAtagtatttgatttgacaggcattttttttgtcactGATTGTACGACAAGACTCAATCAATAAGAGTTGTCTACATGTGGTTAATAATCAGTTGTGTACAGCCATTTACAACCAATCAATAATGTGCACATTACCAAAAGCAGTATATTGTAAGGTCCATTTTGATTAGCTACAAGTAACAACGAAATTGGGTAATGACATCTCCGTACTGCATTAATTTCAGTATTTTTTGGTCATTTCTTCAACTGTAAAACCATTCAAgatatttcaaaacaaaatactTTCACTTACATTTGATATACAACGCATTTTAGCAAATAATCCAACAATCATCACAGTATTAAACCATCCCTTGACCATATAAGTCCGTTCTTGAAAATATGGTTAGTTTTATGGGATCAATAAtgtgttgcaaaaaaaaataaaaaattgacaagCCGGCACGTGATGCCATTTTTCAGACGTGAGCATTAGTTAAGTGGAATAAAGCACAGAAGTTAACCAAAGATCAGAGCACTTACTTGATTACTTTAGCTACACCAATGATTATCAAGATGATAACcataaaattaattaaagttGGAGTAAAAGTACTTGATcgtataataataattgaacGCGTGTCTTAAACTGGAAGGTTAAGTTTATATTTTGGGGGGCAAAATAGGACAAATTGTCTTAAATGAGgcattttttcttttggtgCAATTGACacgtctttttttttcaaaagttcTTTCCTAAAACATTTCGTGcacttttttatttccaaTCTTTTTATATTCTCCCACTttcaatattgattttaaaaaatccCACACAGGAAACAACCAAATTAATTAGAACAGCCAACAACAGCTACGCCACCAAGAGATAAGAACAGAAAAGGAAATCCTTAAAAAACATTTATAGCGCTTaacattttgatttttttgacaCTAAAACAACCTTATCAATACAATGCCAGAGACTGAAGTTATAAACAATTCTACCACAAATAACCTTGATGAAAACAACGCCAGCTCAAGTATAACTccagaaaataaaattacaAATCCAACGGACTCTTCAATAATTGAGgattctaataataataacaacaacaacacaagtaaattatcattaccaTCGCCTTcgatttcttcaatttcctCTCTTGACAGTAACAATTCCACGGAAAAACTTATAAACAGTCTAGCCAATAGCAGTTTAAATGAAACCAAGACCAACGAAAAAGTCAGTGAAGATTCAACTAACAAGTCAACATTGATTATCACACAATTAGATCCTGAAACATTAAGTGAATCCGAGAAGAGACAGTTACAAAGACAAAACAGAATACCCCAGTCATTTCACTCCAAAACCAAGTTTTATGATGAGTTATCACAAGCTTCAGTGGATGTGGTGCCAACCACTACACAAGAATCAGTTGCAGTATCCGTGCAACGACCACCAGAACAAAAACCAATAGATGGGTCAGAACCAGGAACAACAGAGAGTAATACCTTCATAGCATTaccaaagaaaatcaaaaaattcactGTGCGTAAAATATCGAACCCCGAAGCAATAACTTCTCCAACTTCATCACCTAATCCAAGCAAAGAGCCACTAAGACAACCAAAGTTTTCACCAACAAATACGAAATTTAATGTTACTCCTCATGTATCTCCTATAGTTTCCTACCTGGAGAATAAATCCCAAGGTCAATCACAATCAAGGAAAAGTAGTGTTAATAGTAATGGTGATAGCCAAAAACATAAACACCAACAAGAATTGCATAAGTTGCGAAAAATTGAAGAGAAATACGATCAATATGAACTTcgaattgaaaaaattgataaggAAATTgcttatttgaaaaaattactaCCACCTTATAATgttcaaattgattataatacTAGAgttaaaatcaataaagcaattgaaaaattgagtatgaaaaaagatgaaattgacaagaaaaaatatgatttgGGGATTACGATAAGTCGATTATGGAGAAATTTGGGAGATGGGAAAGAAATCTGGGTTCggaaatttgattaaattatttatttgaaatatttgtgTATGTACTATGTGTTTATATGTCTGTAAGAAGTAAAGTCATGAACttatattgttttatattCCTGTTTGGCGTAGGAGGTCTGGAAAGTACTGATAGATTTTAAACCCTTCAACATGTAATCACGCTACCAATATAATTTAAAGTAACCTTGGACCATTACAGACAAGAGtgatttgttgaaatgTTGTGCGGAACACCATTTTGAAAAgcacaacaaccacaaaaatgaataatacAATTTGTGTTGTTATTTGTGGAATGTTAACAAtagttgaaaaaatgtTGAATGGTCAAGATCTTATTGTCTCTGGTTTTTTTGGAAACTATTTTTTGTGCATTTGTTTGTGTTGGCAACTCCGAAAATCTACGCGTAGCAAACCTGGACGCAGGTCACGCGCGCCACCTACATGTTTTTGGACTAGACCATCCCGTCCAACTACAGCAATTTCGTAAGTAATGAAAAGATGATCAAAGCCAATATATTAGTCAGCTATACTATACATacaatattttgtttatctagaattgaaatatacCAATCCAGAATGAACTCATGTGAAGTGATTAATCTCTTCCTTTTTTTGGGtattctttgttgttgcatATGCTTACAACGAATGTGCCACTTTCTTATTGATTACATTGTTATCAATACACATGTTCTACCAACAAGTTACCAACTACGATCTTGCATATAAAAAACTATAACTTGTGAAACTAgaacaaaattaaacttAAGGTTTTGTAATGAGATTAAAAGATAGGGAGGAAGAGAATGGTTCATAATATGTGTCATTACAATATATGATAGATTGCTCCTTTATTCAAACTAACTACTTGAATCTAGTATTGAATAATTCAAACTTAAAGAGCTATCGCtaactaaaaagaaatagacAAAATCTAAGAAATAAACTTATTTGGGGGATGATGATacatttattgttttcttttttttttcaacaattgaattcatAACAGagtttattaattattaaagTATTCCTCCCTTTT
The sequence above is a segment of the Candida albicans SC5314 chromosome 3, complete sequence genome. Coding sequences within it:
- the JEN1 gene encoding Jen1p (Lactate transporter; induced by lactic acid, activated by Cat8; alkaline repressed by Rim101; localizes to plasma membrane; Spider biofilm induced), whose translation is MEEKARADHISITNSNELNYDDYSNSYKNQPELDDELFNEKPDLSLSSISRYFATRLTTLLDLPLYHTHKKWYEVINPIPGLKSMSKSDWNFYCLGFFAWALDAMDFFCVSVAAPEIANTLNISVTDVTWGVTLVLMLRSVGAVIFGIASDYFGRKWTYISIVTLFVVVEVGTGFVQTYQQFLGVRAIFGILMGAMYPIAMVTALEGQPIAARSVLSGLFLPGYCFGYIMAMVWYRAFAGTYKEGEGWRSLIWFSGGLSLILIVWRLFTPESPDYIKMKIKKEKFNQQQRLKEQEQNGGVAVKEKKFWQKIDKSILVTFKTEWLIFSYLVLLYAGWNFTTHGSQDLYVTMITKQYHVGLDKKTVIIVVSNIGGIIGGIIMGQASELLGRRLTVVISIVCAGAFLYPSFFNPDRNWPAYIFLNAFVFGSFSVGPAYLLELVNSTHRTLLSGVAYQLGNLVSSASATIEAKIGERFPLKDQPGMFDYGKVMCIFCGAIFAYMIFIIFLGPERFHRDLQIHDTDEIEELQQDSSSNNESVKERV
- a CDS encoding uncharacterized protein (Ortholog(s) have protein binding, bridging activity, role in septin ring assembly and cellular bud neck septin ring localization) gives rise to the protein MPETEVINNSTTNNLDENNASSSITPENKITNPTDSSIIEDSNNNNNNNTSKLSLPSPSISSISSLDSNNSTEKLINSLANSSLNETKTNEKVSEDSTNKSTLIITQLDPETLSESEKRQLQRQNRIPQSFHSKTKFYDELSQASVDVVPTTTQESVAVSVQRPPEQKPIDGSEPGTTESNTFIALPKKIKKFTVRKISNPEAITSPTSSPNPSKEPLRQPKFSPTNTKFNVTPHVSPIVSYSENKSQGQSQSRKSSVNSNGDSQKHKHQQELHKLRKIEEKYDQYELRIEKIDKEIAYLKKLLPPYNVQIDYNTRVKINKAIEKLSMKKDEIDKKKYDLGITISRLWRNLGDGKEIWVRKFD
- a CDS encoding uncharacterized protein (Ortholog(s) have role in mitochondrial genome maintenance, plasmid maintenance and cytosol, mitochondrion localization), with product MSEIITLSYGSICNNTVTHLYNTQESLISYTPSSKPNHDLQVFLTRFKSTSVSYSPRALIYDLRNGLGALNKYEYHETLPVDLNFSLLSTNTTAPAGAETGAGSSLESGYNLKKSRVEKNEYQQKLDQGVTDGSSLNVNNTKYWTDYNKLIYNPKSLTTVNNFVHNENNHESGYHYNFNSLKYDSFNIGQEEFKACNNGNGGYGYDDNDNNKSIENFRYFLEKTDRLQGLQLLTNLNDAWGGFTSEMLIDLIDEFFNNTSSDKQNLWIYGIMNSTKLSEKTQSIRTKLSFIKTLIELTKQSSLIFPMNLNNSKDESWHNNYSMLTDKYNSGSNWHQSSLYATFINSIWGLNNQLKNQISMTHLQNDIVKLNPNQKIINQIKIKQEKSGNGDKQNQLFGSDLNQFNLKDIVNLKDLSNLGKSSDTSATQREINLGISKNASTNTGNDAYHNFVQNRISSSTSQNEKMMKDKEQEQNGIINNYLNPYIDNIFQVETFPVDILKSSSNAINISTEFNVNDGLKSYLKPYIKLVSNIRNQHREYLDIIEDKEELLEDLNNISQEYSYGYESDDEDYE
- the LYS9 gene encoding saccharopine dehydrogenase (NADP+, L-glutamate-forming) (Saccharopine dehydrogenase; lysine biosynthesis; soluble protein in hyphae; amphotericin B repressed; Gcn4-regulated; colony morphology-related gene regulation by Ssn6; protein present in exponential and stationary growth phase yeast) produces the protein MVKKVLLLGSGFVAKPTVDILSEQPDIEVTVACRTLSKAKELAGDKAQAISLDVTDAAQLDEQVAKHDLVISLIPYTFHVNVVKSAIKNKKNVVTTSYINPQLKALEKEIEEAGITVMNEIGLDPGIDHLYAVKTIEEVHKAGGKIVSFLSYCGGLPAPENSDNPLGYKFSWSSRGVLLALRNQAKYWLDGKVIDISSEDLMASAKPYFIYPGYALVCYPNRDSTTYKELYNIPEAQTVIRGTLRFQGFPEFIKVFVDLGFLKDEPMEIFSKPGPWNKALAELVGAKSSSEQDIIDKINQLTKFKSPEDQERILAGFRWLGLFSENQITPRGNPLDTLCATLEELMQYEKGERDLVILQHKFGIEWANGTKETRTSTLVDYGDPNGYSSMAKLVGVPCAVATKQILSGELSKKGLLAPMSSDINDSIMKELKDKYDIYLVEKTI
- the OPI3 gene encoding bifunctional phosphatidyl-N-methylethanolamine N-methyltransferase/phosphatidyl-N-dimethylethanolamine N-methyltransferase (Phosphatidylethanolamine N-methyltransferase; phosphatidylcholine biosynthesis; downregulation correlates with clinical development of fluconazole resistance; amphotericin B, caspofungin repressed; Hap43-induced; Spider biofilm repressed), whose translation is MSSIAQELSTLPSDLIYLAQNFPQYIDLKGKLFGNDIIQNQLIYSIICISFNPIFWNIVARLEYKTHFLTKICFNSAKLGCYVLAITIFSLGIYRDHVYYQALETQPTYQPLIDSIIIKSLAIALFAFGNVLVISSMYALGVTGTYLGDYFGILMDHRVTGFPFNINDNPMYNGSSLCFLATALWYGKPAGIAVAIYVFVMYKIALLFEEPFTAKIYANRIDKLD